In Rhodovulum sulfidophilum DSM 1374, the following are encoded in one genomic region:
- a CDS encoding glycine--tRNA ligase subunit alpha translates to MSDGKPRSFQEIILRLQTYWASKGCAILQPYDMEVGAGTFHPATTLRSLGTRPWAAAYVQPSRRPTDGRYGENPNRMQHYYQYQVLIKPSPPDLQELYLGSLAAIGIDFDYHDIRFVEDDWESPTLGAWGLGWEVWCDGMEVSQFTYFQQVGGHDCHPVSGELTYGLERLAMYVLGIDHVMDMPFNDPDAPIALKYGDVFRQTEEEYSRWNFDVADTDKLLHFFEAAEAECARILDQPAEDPRSGKRIIMVHPAYDQCIKASHFFNLLDARGVISVTERQAYIGRVRALAKRCADAFVETKAGGWTGDAPEAAN, encoded by the coding sequence ATGAGCGACGGCAAACCGCGCAGTTTCCAGGAGATCATTCTCAGGCTTCAGACCTACTGGGCGTCCAAGGGCTGTGCGATCCTGCAGCCTTACGACATGGAAGTGGGCGCTGGCACCTTCCATCCGGCGACCACGCTGCGCTCGCTCGGAACCCGGCCCTGGGCCGCGGCCTATGTCCAGCCGTCGCGGCGGCCGACCGACGGGCGCTATGGCGAGAACCCCAACCGGATGCAGCATTATTACCAGTATCAGGTGCTGATCAAACCCAGCCCGCCCGATCTGCAGGAGCTTTATCTGGGCTCGCTGGCCGCCATCGGCATCGACTTCGACTATCACGATATCCGCTTTGTCGAGGATGACTGGGAAAGCCCGACGCTGGGCGCCTGGGGGCTGGGCTGGGAGGTCTGGTGCGACGGCATGGAAGTCAGCCAGTTCACCTATTTCCAGCAGGTCGGCGGCCATGACTGCCACCCGGTCTCGGGGGAGCTGACCTATGGGCTGGAACGGCTGGCGATGTATGTGCTGGGCATCGACCATGTGATGGACATGCCCTTCAACGACCCCGATGCGCCGATCGCGCTGAAATATGGCGACGTGTTCCGGCAGACAGAGGAAGAATACAGCCGCTGGAACTTCGACGTGGCCGACACCGACAAGCTTCTGCATTTCTTCGAGGCCGCCGAGGCCGAATGCGCCCGTATCCTCGATCAGCCGGCCGAGGATCCGCGCAGCGGCAAGCGCATCATCATGGTGCACCCGGCCTATGACCAATGCATCAAGGCCAGCCATTTCTTCAACCTGCTGGACGCGCGTGGCGTGATCTCCGTCACCGAGCGGCAGGCCTATATCGGGCGGGTGCGGGCGCTGGCCAAGCGCTGCGCCGATGCCTTCGTCGAAACGAAAGCCGGCGGCTGGACGGGCGATGCGCCCGAGGCCGCGAATTAG
- the glyS gene encoding glycine--tRNA ligase subunit beta, which yields MPDLLIELFSEEIPARMQAGAREALRQRVTDGLVEAGLTYGHARAYSTPRRLVLAVEGLSPRSPDLKEERKGPRVDAPEKALEGFLRSTGLTKDRLEARDDKKGRVWVAVIDKPGREAAAIVAEVLEATIRNFPWPKSMRWGAGSLRWVRPLHSILCLLTTEAGAEVVPLDIDGIRAGDTTRGHRFMAPEPFRVTGFEDYAVRLKRARVMLDQDERADQIWHDATNAAFAQGLEVVEDKGLLTEVAGLVEWPVVLMGAIGEAFLDLPPEVLQTSMKEHQKFFSVRDPKTGRIVRFVTVANRETADNGETILKGNGKVLSARLSDAAFFWGNDLAVAKTGMEDWREALTHVTFQSALGSQADKIGRVAALAREIAPKVGADPDLTEQAAKVAKLDLASQMVYEFPELQGLMGRYYAAAAGLPAEVAEACALHYKPLGPSDEVPTAPVSVAVALADKIDTLTGFWAIDEKPTGSKDPFALRRAALGVIRLVLVNRIRGNLSEMMFRALGPNVGHVLASRQYEGLHEAFAVLGGKVQDEKLLIEFADQVDKAIWSQARLDSPPSEDRPDVRLGFELTEDLLSFFHDRLKVHLRAEGIRHDVIDACLAMPGNDDLTLLVRRAEALQAVIGTEDGENLVQGFKRANNILSQAEEKDGVEYSFGADRKFSDDPAEQALFDALDAAEAAIGPAMEAEDFAKAMAAMAALRAPIDAFFEAVQVNSDNEIIRRNRLNLLHRIRATCGSVADLTRIDG from the coding sequence ATGCCCGACCTTCTGATCGAACTCTTTTCCGAGGAAATTCCGGCGCGGATGCAGGCCGGGGCGCGCGAGGCGCTGCGCCAGCGAGTGACCGACGGGCTGGTCGAGGCCGGGCTGACCTATGGTCATGCCCGGGCCTATTCCACGCCGCGCCGTCTGGTTCTGGCCGTCGAGGGGCTTTCGCCCCGCAGCCCCGACCTGAAGGAAGAGCGCAAGGGCCCCCGTGTCGATGCGCCCGAAAAGGCGCTGGAGGGGTTCCTGCGCTCGACCGGGCTGACCAAGGACCGGCTTGAGGCGCGCGACGACAAGAAGGGCCGGGTCTGGGTCGCGGTGATCGACAAGCCCGGCCGCGAGGCCGCCGCCATCGTGGCCGAGGTGCTTGAGGCGACGATCCGCAATTTCCCCTGGCCCAAGTCGATGCGCTGGGGCGCGGGCAGCCTGCGCTGGGTGCGGCCGCTGCATTCGATCCTGTGCCTGCTGACGACCGAGGCCGGGGCAGAGGTCGTCCCGCTCGACATCGACGGCATCCGCGCGGGCGACACCACCCGCGGCCACCGCTTCATGGCGCCCGAGCCGTTCCGGGTGACGGGCTTCGAGGATTACGCGGTCAGGCTCAAGCGCGCCAGGGTGATGCTCGATCAGGACGAACGCGCCGATCAGATCTGGCATGACGCCACCAATGCGGCCTTCGCCCAGGGCCTTGAGGTGGTCGAGGACAAGGGCCTTCTGACCGAGGTCGCGGGGCTGGTGGAATGGCCCGTGGTGCTGATGGGCGCCATCGGCGAGGCCTTTCTGGACCTGCCGCCCGAGGTGCTTCAGACCTCGATGAAGGAGCATCAGAAGTTCTTCTCGGTCAGAGATCCGAAGACGGGGCGGATTGTTCGATTTGTGACAGTTGCTAACCGGGAAACCGCCGATAACGGCGAAACCATCCTCAAGGGCAACGGAAAAGTGCTATCCGCGCGCCTGTCGGACGCGGCCTTCTTCTGGGGCAACGATCTTGCCGTGGCGAAGACCGGCATGGAGGACTGGCGCGAGGCCCTGACCCATGTGACCTTCCAGAGCGCGCTTGGGAGCCAGGCCGACAAGATCGGGCGAGTGGCGGCTCTGGCCCGCGAGATCGCGCCGAAGGTCGGTGCCGATCCCGATCTGACGGAACAGGCGGCCAAGGTAGCCAAGCTCGATCTCGCCTCGCAGATGGTCTATGAATTCCCAGAGCTTCAGGGCCTGATGGGCCGCTATTACGCGGCGGCCGCGGGCCTGCCCGCCGAGGTCGCCGAGGCCTGCGCGCTGCATTACAAGCCGCTTGGCCCTTCCGACGAGGTCCCGACCGCGCCGGTGTCGGTCGCCGTGGCGCTGGCCGACAAGATCGACACGCTGACCGGCTTCTGGGCCATCGACGAGAAACCCACCGGGTCCAAGGACCCCTTTGCGCTTCGCCGTGCGGCGCTGGGGGTGATCCGGCTGGTGCTGGTGAATCGAATTCGCGGCAATCTATCCGAAATGATGTTTCGAGCACTTGGGCCAAACGTGGGTCATGTACTCGCATCACGGCAATATGAGGGGCTGCACGAAGCATTCGCGGTTCTTGGGGGAAAAGTACAAGATGAGAAGCTTCTGATTGAATTTGCCGACCAAGTTGACAAGGCGATCTGGAGCCAAGCCAGGCTGGATAGCCCACCGTCTGAAGATCGTCCTGATGTTAGGCTGGGTTTTGAACTGACCGAAGACCTCCTCTCCTTCTTCCACGACCGCCTCAAGGTCCACCTGCGCGCCGAGGGCATCCGGCATGACGTGATCGACGCCTGTCTGGCCATGCCCGGCAATGACGACCTGACGCTGCTGGTCCGGCGGGCCGAGGCACTGCAGGCGGTGATCGGCACCGAGGATGGCGAAAACCTGGTGCAGGGCTTCAAGCGGGCCAACAACATCCTCAGCCAGGCCGAGGAAAAGGACGGGGTCGAATACTCCTTCGGGGCCGACCGGAAATTCTCCGACGACCCGGCCGAGCAGGCGCTTTTCGATGCGCTCGACGCGGCCGAGGCGGCCATCGGCCCGGCGATGGAGGCCGAGGATTTCGCGAAAGCCATGGCCGCCATGGCCGCGCTTCGGGCGCCGATCGACGCCTTCTTCGAGGCGGTGCAGGTCAATTCCGACAATGAGATCATCCGTCGCAACCGGCTCAATCTGCTGCATCGCATCCGCGCGACCTGCGGCAGCGTGGCCGATCTGACCCGGATCGACGGCTGA
- a CDS encoding TrkH family potassium uptake protein gives MLDLRPVGYVIGLLVAVLGATMLFPMALDLWDGNPNWSAFLESALLTGLTGGLVALSCASGSDGGLSIRQTFLLTSAVWLALPLFAGIPFVLGLPEARPVDAFFEAMSGLTTTGATVFTGLDTLPRGTLLWRSMLQWFGGIGIIVVAMVFLPELKVGGMQIFRSEAFETSGKVLPRAVEIAAQISGIYLFLTVACMLCFVVVGMPLFDALNHALTTMSTGGFSTHDASFSLYQGVPEYVASVFMVLASLPFVRYVQLLAGQARPILRDSQIWTYLGVIAAFVLIIAAFRVIANGDHYEHAFREGVFNVTSIISGTGFSSTDYQLWGALPVILFFFIGLIGGCAGSTACSIKIFRYQLLFSAIRVQIKSIHAPHGMFQPRYDGRRVDEDVLSSVMSFFVYFVVALGVVSVLLGATGLDATTALSGAATTLGNIGPGLGDKIGPSGNFAGLNDIAKWILSMAMFVGRLELLVVFAIFTVQFWRA, from the coding sequence ATGCTCGACCTGCGTCCAGTTGGATATGTGATCGGCCTGCTTGTGGCCGTGCTCGGCGCCACCATGCTGTTTCCGATGGCGCTCGACCTTTGGGACGGCAACCCGAACTGGAGCGCGTTTCTTGAATCGGCGCTTCTGACCGGTCTGACCGGGGGGCTGGTGGCGTTGTCCTGTGCCAGCGGGTCGGATGGCGGGCTGTCGATCCGGCAGACCTTCCTGCTGACCTCGGCGGTATGGCTCGCGCTGCCGCTTTTCGCGGGCATCCCCTTCGTGCTGGGCCTGCCCGAGGCACGCCCGGTCGACGCCTTCTTCGAGGCGATGTCGGGGCTGACCACGACCGGCGCCACCGTCTTTACCGGGCTCGACACGCTGCCGCGCGGCACGCTGCTATGGCGCTCGATGCTGCAATGGTTCGGCGGCATCGGCATCATTGTGGTTGCGATGGTGTTCCTGCCCGAACTCAAGGTCGGCGGCATGCAGATCTTCCGCTCGGAGGCGTTCGAGACCAGTGGCAAGGTGCTGCCCCGCGCGGTCGAGATCGCGGCGCAGATCTCGGGGATCTACCTGTTTCTGACGGTGGCCTGCATGCTGTGCTTCGTCGTTGTCGGGATGCCGCTCTTCGACGCGCTGAACCACGCCCTGACCACGATGTCGACCGGCGGCTTCTCGACCCATGACGCCTCGTTTTCGCTGTATCAGGGCGTGCCCGAATATGTGGCCTCGGTGTTCATGGTCCTCGCGAGCCTGCCTTTCGTGCGCTATGTGCAGCTGCTGGCGGGACAGGCGCGGCCGATCCTGCGCGACAGTCAGATCTGGACCTATCTCGGCGTGATCGCCGCCTTCGTGCTGATCATCGCGGCGTTCCGGGTGATCGCCAATGGCGACCATTACGAACATGCCTTCCGCGAGGGGGTGTTCAATGTCACCTCGATCATCTCGGGCACGGGCTTTTCCAGTACCGATTATCAGCTCTGGGGCGCGCTGCCGGTGATCCTGTTCTTCTTCATCGGGCTGATCGGAGGCTGTGCGGGGTCGACCGCCTGTTCGATCAAGATCTTCCGCTATCAGCTTCTGTTTTCGGCGATCAGGGTCCAGATCAAGTCGATCCATGCGCCGCACGGGATGTTCCAGCCGCGCTATGACGGGCGGCGGGTCGATGAGGATGTCCTGTCCTCGGTGATGTCTTTCTTCGTCTATTTCGTGGTGGCGCTTGGGGTCGTCTCGGTGCTGCTGGGGGCGACCGGGCTCGATGCGACGACGGCGCTGTCGGGGGCGGCCACGACGCTTGGCAATATCGGGCCGGGGCTTGGCGACAAGATCGGGCCTTCGGGCAATTTCGCGGGGCTGAACGACATCGCCAAATGGATCCTGTCGATGGCGATGTTTGTCGGCCGGCTGGAATTGCTGGTGGTGTTCGCGATCTTCACCGTGCAGTTCTGGCGGGCCTGA
- a CDS encoding cell wall hydrolase, whose protein sequence is MTGSQSNDPTAVLGDNLARLLGAERAGLQRLGQRRINRLSTSPAVRDARRYDPKWLDAQPVAKGGEAWTCLSEALYFEARGETVKGQFAVAEVILNRVASPLYPDSVCGVVHQGTGKLNRCQFSYTCDGRAEHISDQRTYRRMGKIARMMLDGAPRALTGGATHYHNRSVDPGWARRFPRTASIGQHLFYRRPAAVAAN, encoded by the coding sequence ATGACGGGATCGCAGTCGAACGATCCGACGGCGGTTCTGGGCGACAATCTCGCCCGCCTTCTCGGCGCCGAGCGGGCCGGTCTGCAGCGGCTCGGCCAGCGCCGGATCAACCGCCTCAGCACCTCCCCTGCGGTCCGGGATGCCAGGCGCTACGACCCGAAATGGCTCGATGCACAGCCCGTCGCCAAGGGCGGCGAGGCCTGGACCTGCCTGTCCGAGGCGCTTTATTTCGAAGCCCGGGGCGAGACGGTGAAGGGCCAGTTCGCGGTGGCCGAAGTGATCCTGAACCGCGTCGCCTCGCCGCTTTATCCCGACAGCGTCTGCGGTGTCGTGCATCAGGGCACCGGCAAGCTGAACCGCTGTCAGTTCTCCTATACCTGCGACGGCCGCGCCGAGCATATCTCGGATCAGCGGACCTATCGGCGGATGGGCAAGATCGCGCGGATGATGCTGGACGGCGCTCCGCGGGCGCTGACCGGCGGTGCGACCCATTACCACAACCGCAGTGTCGACCCGGGATGGGCCCGGCGGTTCCCGCGTACGGCCTCGATCGGCCAGCATCTGTTCTACCGTCGGCCCGCGGCGGTCGCGGCCAACTGA
- a CDS encoding dihydroneopterin aldolase, with protein sequence MTDDIRLAFAHPSERAEAMDPARPLRDRISLRDLVAEVEIGAFQAERGSTQRVRFNVVVEVRPHPAPLDDDVDRVLSYDMIAEAIAAELSSERLNLLETLAERVAERILAAPQAMRAYIRIEKLDRGPGALGVEIVRDRAPDLPRPVPVAAEPEPLVAPLVVFLTNAALAAPELPGWLDRWQAGARPLVLCVGASETPAPQATAPLVQRRIDLLAIEQNAWVLAGRDPRCVVRGSRTEIDWAMKHDQISVWAPSKIVLDAVESPSADPHDALELALWFAAELHAETVLVIGEDVPEHPARGLDLRYVSPDAAGTAI encoded by the coding sequence ATGACAGACGACATCCGCCTTGCCTTCGCCCATCCGTCGGAACGGGCCGAAGCCATGGACCCGGCCCGGCCGCTGCGCGACCGGATCTCGCTGCGCGACCTTGTCGCCGAGGTCGAGATCGGCGCCTTCCAGGCCGAGCGCGGCTCGACCCAGCGGGTGCGGTTCAATGTCGTGGTCGAGGTCCGGCCGCATCCCGCGCCGCTGGACGACGATGTCGACCGGGTGCTGTCCTATGACATGATTGCCGAGGCGATTGCGGCCGAACTGTCCTCGGAGCGGCTGAACCTGCTCGAGACCCTGGCTGAACGGGTCGCCGAGCGCATCCTGGCCGCACCGCAGGCGATGCGGGCCTATATCCGGATCGAGAAGCTCGACCGCGGGCCCGGCGCGCTGGGGGTCGAGATCGTGCGCGACCGTGCCCCCGATCTGCCGCGCCCAGTGCCCGTCGCGGCCGAGCCCGAGCCCCTTGTGGCGCCGCTCGTCGTGTTCCTGACCAATGCCGCGCTGGCCGCGCCCGAGCTGCCCGGCTGGCTCGACCGCTGGCAGGCCGGGGCGCGGCCGCTGGTGCTGTGCGTCGGCGCCTCCGAGACGCCCGCGCCGCAGGCGACGGCTCCGCTGGTCCAGCGCCGGATCGATCTGCTGGCCATCGAGCAGAATGCCTGGGTGCTGGCCGGACGCGATCCGCGCTGCGTGGTGCGCGGCAGCCGGACCGAGATCGACTGGGCGATGAAGCACGATCAGATCAGCGTCTGGGCGCCCTCGAAGATCGTGCTCGACGCGGTCGAGAGCCCGTCTGCCGATCCGCATGACGCGCTGGAACTCGCGCTCTGGTTTGCCGCCGAGCTTCATGCCGAGACGGTGCTGGTGATCGGCGAGGATGTCCCCGAGCATCCCGCGCGCGGGCTCGATCTGCGCTATGTTTCGCCCGATGCGGCCGGGACGGCGATCTGA
- a CDS encoding serine protease, with translation MRFLATIAFVLLAAMPAAAQDRAWVQVEAHPTLRETEERARAYAATLKDVGAYRLNSGWYSIAVGPYSPPVAEAELARYKAAGLVPADTFIADGASYERRVWPAGARMQDPASETVTAPPTQPDPATAAPAAAAPVALPDETPLEARRSESRLDRQARMEIQTALKWEGVYSSTIDAAFGPGTRRAMADWQSAQGYEPTGVLTSRQRAELVDGYRAQIARLGMTPVDEPEAGIRIEMPMGLVRFDRYEPPFVHYASRGDSGVTALLISERGDQSTLFGLYDIMQTLEIVPLEGPRERSSRSFTLIGKNDRLQSHTYAQLTGGMVKGFSLIWTPSADPKLMQRAVAMMKDSLDSVPNVSLDETLGEATAEQRADMLSGLEVRKPDATHSGFFVDPEGAVLTTTNGLDSCRRITIGPELEVTLAATDAAQGLALLRPGRTLAPIGFAEFAPGVPRLRSDIAVAGFSYGEVLDLPVLTYGVLADLKGLSGEENVERLELDALPGDTGGPVLDASGAVLGMLLAASGGARQLPEQVRYAADASAVGAFLTANGIEPRTSSATGALPPAELSRRAADMTVPVSCWN, from the coding sequence ATGAGATTTCTAGCAACGATCGCCTTCGTGCTGCTGGCGGCGATGCCTGCCGCCGCGCAGGACCGCGCCTGGGTGCAGGTCGAGGCCCATCCGACGCTGCGCGAGACCGAAGAGCGTGCCCGCGCCTATGCGGCCACCCTCAAGGACGTGGGCGCCTACCGACTGAATTCCGGCTGGTATTCCATTGCCGTCGGCCCCTATTCCCCCCCCGTGGCCGAAGCCGAGCTTGCCCGCTACAAGGCCGCCGGGCTTGTGCCCGCAGACACCTTCATCGCCGATGGCGCGAGTTATGAACGTCGCGTCTGGCCGGCCGGCGCCCGGATGCAGGACCCGGCCTCCGAAACGGTGACCGCGCCCCCGACCCAGCCCGACCCGGCAACGGCAGCTCCGGCCGCCGCCGCGCCCGTCGCCCTGCCCGACGAGACCCCGCTCGAGGCCCGCCGGTCCGAGTCCCGGCTCGACAGGCAGGCCCGGATGGAGATCCAGACCGCGCTGAAATGGGAAGGTGTCTACAGCTCGACCATCGACGCCGCCTTCGGCCCGGGCACCCGCCGTGCCATGGCCGACTGGCAATCGGCGCAGGGCTACGAGCCGACCGGCGTGCTGACCTCGCGGCAGCGGGCCGAGCTGGTCGACGGCTACAGGGCGCAGATCGCGCGACTGGGCATGACCCCTGTCGACGAGCCCGAGGCCGGCATCCGCATCGAGATGCCGATGGGCCTCGTCAGGTTCGATCGTTACGAACCGCCCTTCGTGCATTACGCCAGCCGCGGCGATAGCGGGGTCACGGCGCTGCTGATCAGCGAGCGCGGCGACCAGTCGACGCTTTTCGGCCTTTACGACATCATGCAGACGCTGGAAATCGTGCCGCTGGAAGGCCCGCGCGAGCGTTCGTCCCGAAGCTTCACGCTGATCGGGAAGAACGACCGGCTGCAATCCCACACCTATGCCCAGCTGACCGGCGGCATGGTCAAGGGTTTCTCGCTGATCTGGACCCCGTCCGCGGACCCCAAGCTGATGCAGCGCGCGGTGGCGATGATGAAGGACAGCCTCGACTCGGTTCCCAATGTGTCGCTTGACGAGACGCTGGGCGAGGCCACCGCCGAACAACGCGCCGACATGCTGTCGGGGCTGGAGGTGCGCAAGCCCGATGCAACCCATTCGGGCTTCTTCGTTGATCCCGAAGGTGCGGTTCTGACAACGACCAACGGCCTCGACTCCTGCCGCCGCATCACCATCGGCCCCGAACTCGAGGTGACGCTGGCCGCAACCGATGCCGCTCAGGGGCTGGCGCTGCTCCGGCCCGGCCGGACCCTGGCGCCGATCGGCTTCGCCGAATTCGCGCCGGGCGTACCGCGGCTTCGCAGCGATATCGCCGTCGCGGGCTTTTCCTATGGCGAGGTGCTGGATCTTCCGGTGCTGACCTATGGCGTGCTGGCCGATCTCAAGGGGCTGTCGGGCGAAGAAAATGTCGAGCGCCTCGAACTCGACGCGCTGCCCGGCGATACCGGCGGCCCGGTGCTCGACGCCTCGGGCGCGGTCCTCGGCATGCTGCTTGCCGCCTCCGGCGGCGCCCGGCAATTGCCCGAGCAGGTGCGCTATGCGGCCGATGCCTCGGCGGTCGGCGCGTTCCTCACGGCCAACGGGATCGAGCCCCGGACATCCTCGGCAACCGGCGCCCTGCCGCCTGCCGAGCTGTCGCGCCGTGCGGCCGACATGACCGTTCCGGTCTCCTGCTGGAACTGA
- a CDS encoding putative PEP-binding protein — protein MRKLTDIVDFTEITPDAAIAADRHGGRAKCLQRLVRIDLPVPRTVALSFEAVHRIALGQMPDAEALLAVFGAAPLVSVRPSSADPDWGGPASILNIGMNDARHAALCKTHGAAAANALYLRFIQAYAIHVARLDPDLFESEDYSAEAVAAALAAYAEETEEPFPQDPVRQLLEVLRSMARAWEGTTARLLRQAKGAPAEAGLGLVVQQMALGLGPEESGSGVIQFVDGVTGQRRITGRYLGQSQGRDAVSRQKQALFLTRDPRGPALEDRCPELFARLKRYGDTCRINLCEEMQIEFTIEAGRLWVLDAVRVQRSARSAVRIAVMLADEGIIAREDALARIEPRAVSELLHSQVDPTGRRQVIAQGIAASPGAAVGRLVFGSAAAQASAARGEPCILVRRETTPEDIRGMHVAAGVMTERGGMTSHAAVIARGLGVPCVVGVSDMRLNRRDGVLITADGRKLHEGDIVTLDGTNGQALLGEAKMLPPALDDAFHALMGWAEAACDIGIRANADTPADAETARRFGADGIGLCRTEHMFFEHDRLTVMHEMIFAAGPEDRGTVLERLLPMQRGDFIRLFEIMQGLPVCIRLFDPPLHEFLPQSREGIRELAEALGLPVSDVTRRIQALSEFNPMLGMRGVRLGIAVPEIYDMQARAIFEATIEASRKGWPIVPEIMIPLVSAMREVELVKTRIDSLAAAVRTERGADFAYRLGVMVETPRAALRAGDIAQHAAFLSFGTNDLTQMTYGLSRDDAGRFMGSYVKQGVFAEDPFHVLDTEGVGELLSIGADRGRLARPEIVLSICGEHGGNADSIAFCREAGFDYVSCSPFRVPVARLAAAQLALGAALRPKHGRY, from the coding sequence GTGCGGAAACTCACGGATATCGTTGACTTTACCGAGATAACGCCGGACGCGGCCATTGCCGCGGACCGCCATGGCGGGCGGGCCAAGTGCCTGCAGCGCCTGGTGCGCATCGACCTGCCGGTGCCGCGCACCGTCGCGCTGTCCTTCGAGGCCGTGCACCGGATCGCCCTGGGCCAGATGCCCGATGCCGAGGCGCTGCTGGCGGTGTTCGGCGCCGCGCCGCTGGTCTCGGTCCGGCCGAGCTCGGCGGATCCGGACTGGGGCGGTCCGGCCTCGATCCTCAATATCGGCATGAATGACGCGCGTCATGCCGCCTTGTGCAAGACCCATGGCGCGGCCGCGGCCAACGCGCTGTATCTGCGCTTCATCCAGGCCTATGCGATCCATGTCGCGCGGCTCGACCCCGACCTGTTCGAGTCCGAGGACTATTCGGCCGAGGCGGTGGCGGCGGCGCTTGCCGCCTATGCCGAAGAGACCGAAGAGCCCTTCCCGCAGGACCCGGTGCGGCAGTTGCTGGAGGTTCTGCGCTCGATGGCGCGGGCCTGGGAAGGCACCACGGCGCGGCTTCTGCGTCAGGCCAAGGGGGCGCCGGCCGAGGCCGGGCTGGGGCTTGTGGTGCAGCAGATGGCGCTGGGCCTCGGCCCCGAGGAAAGCGGCTCGGGCGTGATCCAGTTCGTCGACGGGGTCACCGGACAGCGGCGCATCACCGGGCGGTATCTGGGCCAGAGCCAGGGCCGCGACGCGGTCAGCCGCCAGAAACAGGCGCTTTTCCTGACCCGCGATCCGCGCGGCCCGGCGCTCGAGGATCGCTGTCCCGAGCTTTTTGCCCGGCTCAAGCGGTATGGCGACACCTGCCGGATCAACCTTTGCGAAGAGATGCAGATCGAGTTCACCATCGAGGCCGGGCGGCTCTGGGTGCTGGATGCGGTGCGGGTTCAGCGCAGCGCCCGCAGTGCGGTGCGGATCGCGGTGATGCTGGCAGATGAGGGGATCATCGCCCGCGAGGACGCGCTGGCCCGGATCGAGCCGCGCGCGGTCAGTGAGCTTCTGCACAGCCAGGTCGATCCGACCGGGCGGCGGCAGGTGATCGCGCAGGGCATTGCCGCGAGCCCGGGCGCCGCCGTGGGGCGGCTCGTCTTCGGCTCGGCCGCAGCGCAGGCCAGTGCCGCGCGCGGCGAGCCCTGCATTCTGGTGCGTCGCGAAACCACGCCCGAGGATATTCGCGGCATGCATGTGGCGGCGGGCGTGATGACCGAACGCGGCGGCATGACCAGCCATGCCGCCGTGATCGCGCGCGGGCTGGGTGTGCCTTGCGTCGTCGGCGTCTCGGACATGCGGCTGAACCGCCGCGACGGCGTTCTGATCACCGCCGACGGCCGCAAGCTGCATGAGGGCGATATCGTCACGCTTGACGGCACCAACGGGCAGGCGCTGCTGGGCGAGGCCAAGATGCTGCCGCCCGCGCTCGACGATGCGTTCCATGCGCTGATGGGCTGGGCCGAGGCGGCCTGCGATATCGGCATCCGGGCCAATGCCGACACCCCCGCCGATGCCGAGACCGCGCGCCGGTTCGGCGCTGACGGGATCGGGCTCTGCCGCACCGAACATATGTTTTTCGAACATGACCGGCTGACGGTCATGCATGAGATGATCTTTGCCGCCGGCCCCGAGGACCGCGGTACGGTGCTGGAACGCCTGCTGCCGATGCAGCGCGGCGATTTCATCCGGCTTTTCGAGATCATGCAGGGGCTTCCGGTCTGCATCAGGCTGTTCGACCCGCCGCTGCACGAGTTTCTGCCGCAGTCGCGCGAGGGCATCCGCGAACTGGCCGAGGCGCTTGGCCTGCCGGTGTCCGACGTGACCCGCCGGATTCAGGCCTTGTCCGAATTCAACCCGATGCTGGGGATGCGCGGGGTCCGGCTCGGGATCGCCGTGCCCGAGATCTACGACATGCAGGCCCGGGCCATCTTCGAGGCCACGATCGAGGCCAGCCGCAAGGGCTGGCCGATCGTGCCCGAGATCATGATCCCGCTGGTCTCGGCGATGCGCGAGGTCGAGCTGGTGAAGACCCGGATCGACTCGCTTGCCGCCGCGGTCCGGACCGAGCGCGGGGCGGATTTCGCCTATCGGCTGGGGGTGATGGTCGAGACGCCCAGGGCCGCGCTTCGCGCCGGCGATATCGCCCAGCATGCCGCATTCCTCAGCTTCGGCACCAATGACCTCACGCAGATGACCTATGGGCTTTCGCGCGACGATGCCGGGCGGTTCATGGGGTCCTATGTCAAGCAGGGGGTCTTTGCCGAAGACCCGTTCCATGTGCTCGATACCGAGGGCGTGGGCGAGCTTCTGAGCATCGGCGCCGATCGCGGCCGGCTGGCCCGGCCCGAGATCGTGCTGTCGATCTGCGGCGAACATGGCGGCAATGCAGATTCGATTGCCTTCTGCCGCGAGGCCGGATTCGACTATGTTTCCTGCTCTCCCTTCCGGGTGCCCGTTGCGCGACTTGCCGCCGCACAGCTGGCGCTGGGTGCCGCGCTGCGCCCAAAACATGGGCGGTATTGA